The following coding sequences are from one Caloranaerobacter sp. TR13 window:
- the spo0A gene encoding sporulation transcription factor Spo0A, with the protein MIQGGTKVQNQKIRIAIADDNKDFCSILHEFLLTQNDVEVVGIAKDGLEALELIENKMPDVLILDIIMPHLDGLGVLEKLYALELDKFPKIIVLSAVGQDKITQRAIALGADYYVVKPFNFDVFIKRIRQLTGSLPAIVEKRKQVDLKPSFINPVNNGKSLEAKITNIIHEIGVPAHIKGYLYLRDAIGMVVENVELLSAVTKQLYPSIAKKYNTTPSRVERAIRHAIEVAWSRGKIDTINNLFGYTVHNEKGKPTNSEFIAMVADKLRLEEKIS; encoded by the coding sequence ATAATTCAGGGGGGAACTAAAGTGCAAAATCAAAAAATCAGAATAGCAATTGCTGATGATAATAAAGATTTTTGTAGTATTTTACATGAATTTTTACTAACACAAAATGATGTAGAAGTTGTCGGTATAGCAAAGGATGGTCTAGAAGCTTTAGAATTAATAGAAAATAAAATGCCAGATGTATTAATTTTGGATATAATTATGCCACATCTTGATGGCTTGGGGGTACTAGAAAAATTATATGCTTTAGAATTAGATAAATTTCCTAAAATAATAGTCTTATCTGCGGTTGGACAAGACAAGATAACACAAAGAGCAATAGCTTTGGGAGCTGACTATTATGTGGTAAAACCTTTTAATTTTGATGTATTTATAAAGAGGATAAGACAGTTAACAGGTTCATTACCAGCTATTGTAGAAAAAAGAAAACAAGTAGATTTGAAACCTAGCTTTATTAATCCTGTGAATAATGGTAAAAGTCTTGAAGCTAAAATAACAAATATAATTCATGAAATTGGTGTCCCAGCACATATTAAAGGTTATTTATATTTAAGAGATGCTATAGGTATGGTAGTAGAAAATGTGGAGTTGCTAAGTGCAGTTACAAAGCAATTATATCCTTCTATAGCTAAAAAATATAATACTACACCTAGTAGAGTTGAAAGAGCTATAAGGCATGCAATTGAAGTAGCCTGGAGTAGAGGTAAAATTGATACTATAAATAATTTATTTGGTTATACTGTACATAATGAAAAAGGCAAACCTACAAATAGCGAATTTATAGCAATGGTCGCTGACAAATTAAGATTAGAAGAGAAAATTTCATAA